A stretch of DNA from Leptotrichia sp. oral taxon 215 str. W9775:
GCTTAGACAGATGATTTTAGGTAACAGAAATATAGATATGGGACATATACTGGAAAATGTAATTTATCTTGAACTGCTCAGAAGAAAAGGCAATGTATATGTTGGGCAGTTTGATAAAAATGAAATTGATTTTGTTGTTATTAATTCAAATGAAATTGAATATTATCAGGTCGCTTTGACTGTCTTAGATGAAAATACTTTAAAAAGGGAACTGGATGCCTTTAAAAATATTAAGGATAACTATCCGAAGTATCTTATAACTTTAGATGATGTAATGGTGAATACCGACTATGACGGAATAAAGGTTGTAAATGCTCTGGAGTGGTTGTTGAGGAATTAGGTAAAACCGTAAAATTAAAGAAAATTTTCTTTGTTTACGATAACTTTAGTCTTGACATTATCTTTTGAAAATCAATCAATGGAAAAAATGGAAGTTTCTAATATTGAAAACAAATTGATTGTTAAGTATGGAAAATTTTCAAAAATTAAACTTAATATATTTTTTTAAATTTTAATTGGGAGGATGAGTTTATTGGAATTAGAAATTATGGAATTAAAAAGTAGTGAAAATTATGATGCTAAGTTAAAAGAAATTGAATTTTATAAAAATTCAAAAATACATCAATGTATGTTACCTTATGTTGGCTTTAAATATGAAGAATATAGAGTATTATTAGTTGCTGAAAGTCATTACCTTGAAAATGAAGAAGATAGAAAAAAAGTAGATAATTTTGAAAAATGGTATGGGGATAAAGGAAATATTTCTTTATCTTGTCCTAAATATATATACACAAGAGGAGTAGTAGATGAATGTTTTTCTAGAGGAAATGTTTTTTTTCAAAGAATAAAAAAAGAACTTGAAAAAGCAAATATTGATATAAAATATTTTTGGGAAAGAGTTTCATTCATGAATTTTTTTGTAGTTCCTTCAACAAATGGAAGTAGAGGAATAATAGCTACAAAGGAAATGAAAGAAAAGTCTTTAAATAATTTTGAAGAAGTAATTAAAGTGTTGAAACCGAATTATATATTATTTCTTAGTAAAAAAAGTTATTGTATTTTTGAAAAACAGAATTCAGAATCCTTAAAAAATACTTACACTTTTTGTCACCCTGCTTCAGCATGGTGGTATAGAAAAAGAAAAGATGGGGGAAAATCAAGTGATGAATTCAGAGAAAAAATAGAAATTATTTTCAAAATTTAATAATGTAAAAAAGGAAGAGATATGACTAACAAATTTTACGGAATAGGTGTCGGAGTGGGAGATCCTGAGGAGATAACTCTGAAAGCGATAAACACCTTAAAAAAATTAGATGTGGTGATATTGCCTGAAGCTAAAAAGGATGATGGCAGTGTGGCCTATGAAATAGCAAAACAGTACATGAAGGAAGATGTGGAAAAGATTTTTGTAGAATTTCCCATGTTAAAATCACTTGAAGAAAGGGAAAATGCAAGAAAAAAGAATGCAAAAATAGTTCAGGATTTATTAGATGAAGGAAAGAATGTAGGATTCTTAACTATTGGTGATACAATGACATATAGCACTTATGTGTACATTTTAGAGCATTTGCCAAAGAAATATCCAGTTGAGACTATTCCAGGGGTTTCATCATTTGTTGATATGGCATCGAGGTTTAATTTTCCTCTTATGATAGGAGATGAAACTTTAAAGGTTGTATCGCTTAATAGGAAAACTGACATTGAATCTGAACTGGAAAATAATGACAATATAGTTTTTATGAAAGTCAGCAGAAATTTTGAAAAATTAAAACAGGCACTTGTAAAAACAGGTACAATAGACAAAGTCATTATGGTTTCAAACTGCGGGAAGGAAAATCAGAAGGTTTATTATGATATAAAAAATTTAGTTGAAGATGATATTCCATATTTTACAACGATGATTGTTAAAAAGGGCGGATTTGAAAAGTGGAGGAGAGATTAGAAAACAAATTATTTATTTAATAGGAGAAGAGGGATGAAAATGAAAAAAATACTGGCTACATTATTTTTAGCTATTCTGTTTCAAGGAGTTGCAGAAACAATTGTAAAAGGAACTTATGATACAAAGAAAAAAAGATACACGGAATTGAGTCAAACTTTTGAAAAGGAAATAAATTTGAGTTATGCATTGCCAACTGATAAAAAAGATACAGTAACGTATAAAACTGAAAATTATGATATTTTAGTGAGAAAAAGTGATTTATTGGAATTATACAACAGAAAAAGGGAGAAAAAAGAGAATAATATAAAAGATAATATTTCTGATAAGGATAAAAAATTGGATTATGTTCGTAATTATATTGCTGAATTAGTGGAGAGCAACAGGGCAGTTATTTATGAAAGAAAAACAAAAAAAGAAATAAAAAATATTGTAAAAGTAAAATACAGTAACGATATTTACTATGATGCGGGAAGAGGTTCAAATTACGATGGTTATAAATTTTATACAGATAAAAGTTTGTCACAGGAAATCATGAAATTTGATATTATAACACAATTTGGAATTGCTATTCACAGCAGTTTGGGAGATAATCCATATAATAGAGAATTGACAGAAAAGGAAAAAGAATACAGAGAAAAAAATGGAAATCATTTTGAAGAATTAAAGGCATTGTATAAGAAAGCTGTTCAAAATCCGAATGTTGAACAAAAAATTAGTTATTAGTAAAAAATATTTGATAAGTTATTTTTGAAATTAATATAAATGGGGGGAAAAATGAGTAAAATTGAAAAAGGAATTGAGAGTAGTATGGGAAAAAACTTTTAAAAGAATTGTCAAAAAAATTGACAAAAGAGTACGGAAAGGGCTTTTCAAAATCAAATTTATTTAATATGAGAAAATTTTATTTGAAATATCAAAAATTCCAGACAGTGTTTGGAAAATTGAGTTGGTCCCATTATTGTGAGATTCTGAGTATATCCGATGATAAAGAAAGAGCATTTTATGAGAGAATAATAATTTATGCTTTGATGAAAAGCAAATAATAGGAAAAGAGAAAAATGTTAGAAATAAAAAGAAAAGTTTACGATGATAAGGATTGGTATGAAGAATACATTCAAGTTTTAAAAGACGGGAAAGAAATTCATTATGGTGAAAGTTTTAAATTGCCAAAATATGAAAATGGAAATTATGTACTTTACTTAAATTATGGAAACATAGAGTATTACAAATTTTTTAAAATTTATTTGAAAAAATGGGAAGATAAAATTTATTTTATTCCGAAGTATAATTTTTGTGATGAGAAGGTATATGGATATTCACCGTTGGAATTTTTGGAAAATGAGATAAAAGAAATTTTAGAGAATAAGGAAGAAATTAGTAAAATCAAGAAATTGACAATAAAGGATATTTTGTATGAATGGGCATGTAATAGTCAGTTTAGAGAATTTTGCAATAGTTTTGAAGATTATCAGAAAAAATTGGTTAATGAAATTTATTTTGTGGATAATGAGATAATTAATAACGATATTTCAGGAAAATTTGAAAAGATTTTTGGAATGAAAAACAAAAAAATAGAAAAAATAAATGTTGAAGAAGTTGAAAAATTTAATAAAATATCCGTTTATCTTGAAAATGGGAAAGTCTGGGAAGCGTTTTTTAAGAAAAATGAAAAAATATATTTGAATACAGGGATGTCAGTAAGTTTTGAAATAAATGGAATATTATAAAAATAGAAAATAAAAAAAAGAGGTAATTTTATGGAAAAAGTTTACTTCATAGGAGCAGGTCCCGGGGATCCGGAACTGATAACTGTAAAAGGACAGAGAATAGTGAAAGAGGCAGATGTAATTATTTATGCAGGTTCATTAGTTCCGAAAGAAGTTATAAATTGTCATAAGGATGGAGCTGAAATTTATAATTCTGCTTCCATGTCATTGGATGAAGTCATAGATGTTACAGTAAAAGCGGTAAAGACTGGGAAAAAAGTTGCCAGAGTTCATACGGGAGACCCTGCAATTTATGGGGCTCACAGGGAACAGATGGATATGCTGGATGAATATGGAATAGAGTATGAGGTTATTCCGGGAGTAAGTTCATTTTTAGCGGCTGCCGCGGCAATAAAAAAGGAATTTACATTGCCTAATGTTTCACAGACTGTCATCTGTACAAGAATAGAAGGAAAGACTGCTGTTCCTGAAAAGGAAAGTCTGGAAAGTCTGGCTGAACATAGGGCTTCCATGGCAATATTTTTATCAGTTCAGATGATAGATAAAGTTGTAAAAACATTGTCAACTTCCTATCCATTGACAACACCTGTGGCAGTTGTCCAGAAGGCAAGCTGGCCAGACCAGAAAATAGTTTTTGGAACGCTTGAAACAATAGAAGAGAAAGTAAAAGAGGCAGGAATAAATAAAACCGCTCAGATACTTGTCGGAGATTTTTTAGGTAATGAATATGAAAAATCAAAATTATATGATAAATATTTTACCCATGAGTATAGAGAGGGAATAAAAAAATAAATAGAAAATTAATAAAATTACATCACATTTTTACGATGAAAATCAGACGTAAAAATTTACGTCGCATTTACGTCTGAATTTAAGAAGGACAAACTGAACAGATTATTAAAAAGTTTAATTCAGAAAAATTATATTGCTGTTACAGGAAAAGGTAGGGGAACTAAGTATTTTAAGAGATAAAAGCTATACTGACGGTCGGATAGAAGGCCCGGATAGAAAGGAAAATTAATGAAATTAGCATTTTGGACTGTAACCAGAGGTGCGGGAAATATTGCAAGGGAGTATAAGGAACAATTACAGGGGAATTTAAAGGATTATGATATAGATGTTTTTACATTGAAAAAATATGATGTAGAAAATACAATTCAGATAGAGGATTTCACTGCCAATATAAATGAAAAGTTTTCCTGGTATGATGGACATATTTTCATAATGGCGAGTGGAATTGTAATTAGAAAGATAGCTGGGCTGATAGGAACAAAGGATAAGGATCCTGCGGTACTTTTAATAGACGAGGGAAAACATTTTGTAATTTCCCTTTTGTCTGGGCATTTAGGTGGAGCAAATGAGCTGACATATTTACTTGCGGGGACTCTAAATCTTATTCCTGTTATTACAACGAGTTCTGATGTTACAGGGAAAATAGCAGTGGATACTATATCCCAGAAGTTAAATGCAGAGCTTGAAGATTTAAAATCAGCAAAAAATGTAACTTCTCTTATTGTGAATGGGGAAAAAGTGAACATACTTTTACCTGAAAACGTTAAGATGAATGGCAAAAGCTCAGCAGACGGCTTTGTTTTAGTTTCAAATAAGAAAAATATTGAATACACCAGAATTTATCCTAAAAACTTAATTTTGGGTATCGGGTGTAAGAAGGATACAAAAGCGGAAGATATTTTGTCTGCTATTGAAGACTGTTTAAATAAAAATAATTTAGATATAAAATCAGTTAAAAAAATTGCGACTGTTGATGTAAAGGAAAATGAAAAGGGATTAATTGAGGCCACTAAATCTTTAAATTTAGATTTGGAAATAATTTCAAGGGAAGAAATTAAAAAGATTCAGGATCAGTTTGAAGGTTCGAATTTTGTAGAAAAAAACATTGGAGTGAGGGCGGTATCAGAACCGGTTGCACTTCTGGCTTCATCACAGGAAGGGCATTTTATTGAGATGAAGGCAAGATACAACGGAATAACAGTTTCAATTTATGAAGAGGAGCTAAAAATATATGAGTAATGGAAAAATTTATGTGGTGGGCATAGGGCCTGGAAAAAAGGAAAATATGACATTCAGGGCATATGAAGCAATGGAGAACAGTGATATAATAGTAGGGTATAAGACTTATGTGGATTTGGTGAAGGAATATTATCCGGGAAAAGAGATGAAAAGCTCCGCAATGACAAAGGAAGTGGACAGATGTACGGAAGTACTTGAACTGGCAAAACAGGGGAAAACAGTCAGTCTTATAAGCAGCGGTGATGCGGGAGTTTATGGTATGGCAGGAATTATGCTGGAAATTGCCGATGAAGACATGGAAGTTGAGGTAATACCTGGAATAACTGCCACTAATGCAGCTGCAGCTATTGCTGGAGCACCGATAATGCACGATTATGCTACAATAAGTCTGAGCGATCTGCTGACAGACTGGGAGCTCATAAAAAAAAGGCTTGAACTTGCCGCACAGGGAGATTTTGTTGTAAGTATTTATAATCCTAAAAGCAGAGGAAGGGTTACCCAGATAGAAGAAGCAAGGGAAATAATGATGAAGTATAAACCCAAGTCAACTCCTGTGGCAATAGTAAGAAATGCGGGAAGGGAAGATGAAAGGTATATTGTTACAACTTTGGATGAAATGCTCAATCACGAGATAGACATGCTTACAATAGTGTTAATTGGTAACTCAAATACATTTGTAAAGAACGGGAAAATAATAACTCCGAGAGGATATGAAGGGAAATATAACTATTAAAATAAAATATACGATTTAAACGAATTATTGACATAAATTTACTGTATGAGGAAAACGATGAATAAACCTATAGATGAGAAGCTGAGAATACTTAGTGATGCTGCAAAATACGATGTTTCGTGTTCTTCCAGCGGAAGCAGCAGAAAAAATGCAAGTAATGGCTTGGGAAACGCCGCTTATAGTGGAATATGCCATTCATGGTCGGCAGACGGGCGATGTGTTTCCCTGCTTAAAATACTTATGACCAATCATTGCATATACGACTGTAAATACTGTATTAACCGTAAAAGCAATGATATCGAAAGGGCAATACTTACTCCTGATGAAATTGTAAGGCTGACTATAAACTTTTACAGGAGAAACTACATAGAAGGACTGTTTTTAAGCTCCGGAGTAATAAAAAATGCTGATTATACAATGGAGCAGATGATTGCTGTGGCTAAAAAACTCAGGCTGGAAGAAAACTTTAACGGATATATTCATATGAAGGTAATTCCGGGAGCAAGCCGGGAACTCATCCATGAAATAGGACTGTATGTAGACAGGGTTTCAGTAAATATTGAACTTGCTGAAAATAAGGCACTCAAACTTCTGGCACCTGATAAGAAACCTAACGATATTTCAACATCGATGGGCCTTATACGTAGGAATCAGATACAGAATATAGAAGAAAAGAAGCAGTTTAAAAGTACTCCTTCTTTTATTCCTGCAGGGCAGACAACCCAGATGATAATAGGAGCAGGTGGAGAAAGTGATTTTGCCATACTGAACAGGAGTGAAAATCTTTATAAAAATTTTGGATTGAAAAGAGTGTATTATTCTGCCTATGTTCCTGTAAATAAGTCGGGAATTCTGGCAAATACAGATGCTGTGCCTATGGTAAGGGAACATAGGATTTATCAGGCTGACTGGCTGTTAAGATTTTATAATTTTAAGGCTGAAGAGATACTGGATGAGAAGAACCCTTTTATTGACCCGCTTCTTGATCCGAAGGCAAACTGGGCTGTACAGAATTGGCACCTTTTTCCTATGGAAATAAACAGGGCATCCTACAAAGACCTTATCAGAATTCCTGGAATAGGAGTAACTTCAGCAAAACGTATAGTTATGGTAAGAAGACATAATGTAATAAAATATGAGCATCTTAAAAAGTTAGGAGTAGTAATAAAAAGGGCAAAATACTTTATTACTGTAAATGGTGAATTTATGGGATTCAGGAAGGAAAGTCCTGAACTTATAAGAAATGCCCTGATGGAAAAGGAAAAAATGGAAATGCGGCAGCTGAAACTTTTTAATATATAGATAGCTGTATCTGAAGGAAAGGAGAATGTAGAGGAACTGTCTGAAAAATTACAAAAATGAGGAAACCTTTATTTTAGACAATCCTGTACAGGAACAATGCCAAATTATTATTATGATGGAAGTTTTGATGGACTGCTGACAGTTGTTTACATGGCTTACGGAGATAAAAATAACGGGCTGAGGGTAATTGCTGAAAAAGAACAGTTTACTTTGGGACTTGATGATATTCATGTTACGACTGATTTTTCAAAAGCCAGACGTGTGGAAAAAAATATATGTGAGAAGATATCCAGGGAATTTTTAAATAAAATGCGTACGTGTTTTCTGTCATGTGATAAAAATAAGGACACAGCAATAGTTCACACAACATACAAGGCAATAAAGCAGGGGGAAGAAATTCTGAATTCCCTTGATGAGCATGCCTTCCACATGAATAAACTGATAAAACAGGTTCTGAGTGAACGTCATAAATATCTGGGAGTCCTGAGATTTAAGGAAATGAAGGACGGAACAATGTTTGCGACAATAGAACCGAAAAATAATATTCTTCCTGCCTTGATTTCCCACTTCAGAAACAGGATGAAAAGGGAAAGATTTGCAATTTTTGATAAGGAAAGGGAAATGATAGCTTATTATGATACGAAAAAAGTCGAAATTTTCTTTGTGAAATCTCCTGAAATTGAGTGGAGTGATGAAGAAATGGAATATTCTGAACTTTGGAAAACCTTCCATAAGAGCATTTCCATAAAGGAGAGGGAAAACAGGAAACTTCAGCAGAGCAATCTTCCAAAATATTACTGGAAACATCTTGTGGAGGAAATGTAGGAAATTTAAAATAATGTATATTTTTAGCTATTACCTTTAGAAATATACAGCTAAAGAGACAGGTGAATAAAAATTTACAAGGGAGAAAAAAATGAGATATGTACTACTGCTTCGTGGAATAAATGTTGGTGGGAAAAATAAAGTATCAATGAACGATTTAAAAATGAATATAGGCGAACTGGGATATCAAAATGTAGTTACATATATTAATAGCGGAAATGTAATATTTGATACAGATGATAATATAGAAACTGTCAAAATTAAAATAGTAGAAATGTTAAAAAATGTTTTTTTTCCTATTCAATATGTTATAATAACAAGGGAAGAATATCTGGAAGAAGTTTCAAATCTTCCGAAATGGTGGAATGAAACACTTGCAAGAAAAGATGTTCTTTTTTATAGTGATGAGGTTGACTATGAAAAATTAAAAACTCGAATAAAAGAAATGCCTCTTCATGATGAAATTGTATATTTTGGCAGAAAAGCTGTATTTTGGGGAAAATATACAGAAAAGGAATATTTACGCACTTCGTATCATAAGTTACTTATGAAAGAAAAGTTTTATCCTATGCTTACGATACGTAATGAACGAACATTTAAGAAATTAGCGGAAATTCTGGGATAAATCTATTTAAATGAAATGTATTTTCAGTTCTACCTTTCAGCTAAGAATAAATAATTCAAAGATGAATGTAAAATATAGGGAGAATGTTATCAGAATAAACAACAAAGAAATAGAAATGAAATCAAAAAATATATTAGAACTTAAAGAGGTGAAAAATATGCTTCATATAGAAAAGATAAATAGGAAAAATGTATGGGAGATACTTAAATTACATGTGTCAGAATCACAAAAAGAGTTTGTCGCAGCAAATGATGTCAGTATTATTGAAGCATATGCTACTATTACAGCAAATGGATTTGCATTTCCGTTTGGTATTTATGATGGCAAAACTCCTGTTGGATTTATGATGATTGGTTATGATTCGGCTGATTATTGGGAGGATACACCAGATATAGCAAGAGGAAACTATAGTCTCTGGCGTTTGATGATTGATGAAAATTATCAGAAAAAAGGATTCGGAAGGGAAGCAGTTGGCCTTGGACTGGATTTCATTAAATCATTCCCTTGTGGTAAGTCTGAGTACTGCTGGCTTTCTTATGAACCGGAAAATGAAGTTGCCCGTCAATTGTACCGTTCTTATGGATTTGTTGAAACTGGCGATATGGTTAGCGGAGAAATTATTGCTGTACTGAAACTTTAAGATAGATGAAAATTCAATAGTTATTTAGGAAAAATAAATTTTCAATAAAATTAAAAAAAGAATATATATTAAAAATACTGGAAAGAGGTGTTTATTTATGGGAATACTAAAAAAATTATGGGATATGCTGCCGGAGGGACGTCCTGTTTGAGTACCACAACCTGCGGAGTGGGGAATAAAAGAAGAAATTATGGAAAAAAATGAAGATGAAAAAGCTGAAAATGAAAAAGCTGAAGAAAAACAGACGGAAAATAAATAGAATTTCTAGAAAGGATTATGGAATTTACCTATGGAATTTATAATAAAGGAAATAATTGACAAAAGGGAAAAGGAAAAAATATCCAGAGATATTTTGAATGATCTTCCTGAATGGTTTGGTATGCCTGACAGTACAGAGGAATATATTAAAGATTCTCAGGATAAACCATTTCTAGCATGCTTTATTGATAATGAGACAGCTGGTTTTGTTGTATTAAATGCTACAAGCAAGGACTGTGCAGATATTTTTGTAATGGGAATTAAGAAAAAATATCATCGCATGGGTGTGGGCAGAAAATTGAATGATGCCTATGAAGAAATGGCGAAAAAACTTGGATATACATATTCGCAGGTGAAGACAGTTAAAATGGGTCACTATAAGGAATATGATATTACTAATCATTTCTATATATCCATGGGATATAAGGAGTTGGAGTGCTTTCCAACCTTGTGGGATGAGTGGAATCCTTGCCAGATTTATATAAAATATATTGGTGAAAAATAAAATGATAATTTGCGAGTGAGGTGAGTCCATTTGAAAGAGTATATTACAAGTTTAGAAAAGGAATTTTCTTTAATTGAAAATGGCTTCAAAGAGGAAGAAAAAAAAGCCTTAGCTGATTATAAATCCAATGATGATGAATATATTAAAAAATTGGCGTTCTTAGCTTATGAATCAGCTGCTTATCAAGTAAGAATGTATGGAGTGTTTCTGTTTGGATATCTATCAGAAGAAGGAGATATTTTAGCATTTATGAGGGATGAAGTTTCCAAAGATGATAATTGGAGAGTTCAGGAAGTACTGGCAAAGGCGTTTGATGAATTTTGTAAAAAAACAGGATATGAAAAAGCACTTCCAGTTATTGATGAATGGTTAAGAAGTAATAATCCTAATGCGAGAAGAGCAGTTACAGAGGGTTTAAGAATATGGACAAGCAGATCGTATTTTAAAGATAATCCAATTGAAGCTGTTAGGAGAATTTCCGACTTGAAGGAAGATACGAGCGAATATGTTAGAAAATCTGTAGGAAATGCTTTAAGGGACATAAGTAAAAAGTTTCCGGAATTGATTAAAATGGAACTCAGCAGCTGGAAATTAGAGAGCAAAGAAATCAAACAAGTATACAAGCTGGCGAGTAAATTTATTAGCTGATAGTCTTAGTTTTTAAATGCTGAAAGAATTTACTATAATTGAAATATACAAATTAAGGGGGAATTAATATGGCTACTAAAAGCTTTACCAATGATGTCACTTTTGAACCGAAAGATGTTGATAATTTAATAAAAGCTTTAGAAACAGATAAAAAACCTAATCCTATTAAAAGTATTAAAGTAAAAACAATAACAGAACCTTCAGAAATACTAAAATTAGTAGGATTAAAGAGAGATGAAGTTTAGAAAGATTTCTGGCTCTTTGTCAAGAGTGGGGGTGGAAAAAGTTCGATAACCTTAAGAGATTCTAAGCTGAATAAGTTTTTTAAGGTTGTCGAATTTTTTTAGGCTCTATAATATATATGGGGGTGTAATAAGTTTTTACAATAAAGCTGATGGTAGTCTTATTGACTCATTTAATAGGGAATAGAAAATTTTTTGTATTTTGCGAAGGGAGAATAATTATGGAATACAATTGTGGTTTTATAGACGGAAACAAGTGGTTTAGATACCGAGCGGCAGCAATCATTGTAGAAGAAGGATGTGTACTATTTGCCGGAAACGAAATAGAAGATTATTTCTATTCTATTGGTGGAGCTGTTCATATGGGTGAAACAGCAGAAACCGCCGTTAAGAGAGAAGTTCTTGAAGAAACAGGTGTTGAGTACGAAATAGATTATCTTGCCGTAATCCATGAGAATTTCTTTCATGATGATAAAGGTTCACACAAAGGAATGGACTGTCATGAGATAGCTATGTACTTTATGATGAAGCCTAGAGGTACAAGAGAACTTAACAGTGAAAGCTATGTAATGGGAGTTAAAGAAACAATGCATTGGATTCCTGTTGAGGATATTCATAAATATAAGGCTTTCCCGTCGTTTATGAAGGAGTATCTGCAATCAGGATACAGTGGAATTAAACATATTATAACCGATGAAAGAGTTTAACAGCTCCCAGTTTACAAAGAAAAGAAAAAATAGATTTCTGAGAAAATATCTACAATAAAGCTGACGGTAGTCTTATTGAATCATTAGAAATTTAGAGTTATGTCAGTCATTTCAGTGGCTATCCAAATTTTTGCAATGATAATTATTTTGCAAGCTGGAGGTTTTATTCACTTATGACTGTCTTTTAAGATTGCTAAATATATTTGTTTCTTCTTTGTTGCTTACCTATCTTTGAATACTATTATGAACATGATTTCAAAAAGTAGGAAAGAAAAATATGTCATGACTCCATTTTCACTTATAGCGGAATATGTTTTTGGATAATGGCCTTTCAGATGTAGTATGTAAAATAAGAATAATCTACAGTGCATCAAATTGGAATTTGGTGAACTGAAAGATAATAAAATAGATTATTAGATAGAAATATATAGTTCAAAAAAACAATCGCATACTATTGACTTTTTTAATTCTTTATGTTATACTCATTAAATATAGGAGGGAGAATTATGCAAAAAGAGTCTTGTGCATTGTTTATACATCAAATTCACAATAATTTAGAAAAAAAAAACAATAATAAATTAAGAAAAAAAGGTATTACATTTTCTCAAATGAATGTATTGATAGCTCTCGTTGATATAAAAGAAAAAGGACTTACCTTCAAAGAACTTGAAAAGAAACTGGTACTTGCCCAGTCAACAACAGCAGGGCTTATTTCCCGATTAGAGCAAAAAGGGCTTGTTGAAGTTTTTGGTGATAATTCGGATAAGAGAATTAAATATGTGAGAATAACTCAGAACGGCGTTTCCTACTGCGATGATGCTCGAATGGAAATAAATAATACCGAGGAAACACTTCTGTCGGCTTTATCGAAAGATGAAAAGAAAACTCTTTTTTTGTTATTGAAAAAAGTAAATAATACCGTAAAATAAAATTTG
This window harbors:
- the cobJ gene encoding precorrin-3B C(17)-methyltransferase, which codes for MSNGKIYVVGIGPGKKENMTFRAYEAMENSDIIVGYKTYVDLVKEYYPGKEMKSSAMTKEVDRCTEVLELAKQGKTVSLISSGDAGVYGMAGIMLEIADEDMEVEVIPGITATNAAAAIAGAPIMHDYATISLSDLLTDWELIKKRLELAAQGDFVVSIYNPKSRGRVTQIEEAREIMMKYKPKSTPVAIVRNAGREDERYIVTTLDEMLNHEIDMLTIVLIGNSNTFVKNGKIITPRGYEGKYNY
- the cbiG gene encoding cobalt-precorrin 5A hydrolase; translated protein: MKLAFWTVTRGAGNIAREYKEQLQGNLKDYDIDVFTLKKYDVENTIQIEDFTANINEKFSWYDGHIFIMASGIVIRKIAGLIGTKDKDPAVLLIDEGKHFVISLLSGHLGGANELTYLLAGTLNLIPVITTSSDVTGKIAVDTISQKLNAELEDLKSAKNVTSLIVNGEKVNILLPENVKMNGKSSADGFVLVSNKKNIEYTRIYPKNLILGIGCKKDTKAEDILSAIEDCLNKNNLDIKSVKKIATVDVKENEKGLIEATKSLNLDLEIISREEIKKIQDQFEGSNFVEKNIGVRAVSEPVALLASSQEGHFIEMKARYNGITVSIYEEELKIYE
- a CDS encoding TIGR03915 family putative DNA repair protein, translating into MPNYYYDGSFDGLLTVVYMAYGDKNNGLRVIAEKEQFTLGLDDIHVTTDFSKARRVEKNICEKISREFLNKMRTCFLSCDKNKDTAIVHTTYKAIKQGEEILNSLDEHAFHMNKLIKQVLSERHKYLGVLRFKEMKDGTMFATIEPKNNILPALISHFRNRMKRERFAIFDKEREMIAYYDTKKVEIFFVKSPEIEWSDEEMEYSELWKTFHKSISIKERENRKLQQSNLPKYYWKHLVEEM
- a CDS encoding GNAT family N-acetyltransferase; translation: MKCIFSSTFQLRINNSKMNVKYRENVIRINNKEIEMKSKNILELKEVKNMLHIEKINRKNVWEILKLHVSESQKEFVAANDVSIIEAYATITANGFAFPFGIYDGKTPVGFMMIGYDSADYWEDTPDIARGNYSLWRLMIDENYQKKGFGREAVGLGLDFIKSFPCGKSEYCWLSYEPENEVARQLYRSYGFVETGDMVSGEIIAVLKL
- a CDS encoding DUF4417 domain-containing protein codes for the protein MELEIMELKSSENYDAKLKEIEFYKNSKIHQCMLPYVGFKYEEYRVLLVAESHYLENEEDRKKVDNFEKWYGDKGNISLSCPKYIYTRGVVDECFSRGNVFFQRIKKELEKANIDIKYFWERVSFMNFFVVPSTNGSRGIIATKEMKEKSLNNFEEVIKVLKPNYILFLSKKSYCIFEKQNSESLKNTYTFCHPASAWWYRKRKDGGKSSDEFREKIEIIFKI
- a CDS encoding putative DNA modification/repair radical SAM protein — protein: MNKPIDEKLRILSDAAKYDVSCSSSGSSRKNASNGLGNAAYSGICHSWSADGRCVSLLKILMTNHCIYDCKYCINRKSNDIERAILTPDEIVRLTINFYRRNYIEGLFLSSGVIKNADYTMEQMIAVAKKLRLEENFNGYIHMKVIPGASRELIHEIGLYVDRVSVNIELAENKALKLLAPDKKPNDISTSMGLIRRNQIQNIEEKKQFKSTPSFIPAGQTTQMIIGAGGESDFAILNRSENLYKNFGLKRVYYSAYVPVNKSGILANTDAVPMVREHRIYQADWLLRFYNFKAEEILDEKNPFIDPLLDPKANWAVQNWHLFPMEINRASYKDLIRIPGIGVTSAKRIVMVRRHNVIKYEHLKKLGVVIKRAKYFITVNGEFMGFRKESPELIRNALMEKEKMEMRQLKLFNI
- a CDS encoding DUF1697 domain-containing protein, producing the protein MRYVLLLRGINVGGKNKVSMNDLKMNIGELGYQNVVTYINSGNVIFDTDDNIETVKIKIVEMLKNVFFPIQYVIITREEYLEEVSNLPKWWNETLARKDVLFYSDEVDYEKLKTRIKEMPLHDEIVYFGRKAVFWGKYTEKEYLRTSYHKLLMKEKFYPMLTIRNERTFKKLAEILG
- the cobI gene encoding precorrin-2 C(20)-methyltransferase, encoding MTNKFYGIGVGVGDPEEITLKAINTLKKLDVVILPEAKKDDGSVAYEIAKQYMKEDVEKIFVEFPMLKSLEERENARKKNAKIVQDLLDEGKNVGFLTIGDTMTYSTYVYILEHLPKKYPVETIPGVSSFVDMASRFNFPLMIGDETLKVVSLNRKTDIESELENNDNIVFMKVSRNFEKLKQALVKTGTIDKVIMVSNCGKENQKVYYDIKNLVEDDIPYFTTMIVKKGGFEKWRRD
- the cobM gene encoding precorrin-4 C(11)-methyltransferase; this encodes MEKVYFIGAGPGDPELITVKGQRIVKEADVIIYAGSLVPKEVINCHKDGAEIYNSASMSLDEVIDVTVKAVKTGKKVARVHTGDPAIYGAHREQMDMLDEYGIEYEVIPGVSSFLAAAAAIKKEFTLPNVSQTVICTRIEGKTAVPEKESLESLAEHRASMAIFLSVQMIDKVVKTLSTSYPLTTPVAVVQKASWPDQKIVFGTLETIEEKVKEAGINKTAQILVGDFLGNEYEKSKLYDKYFTHEYREGIKK